The following coding sequences lie in one Armatimonadia bacterium genomic window:
- a CDS encoding IS4 family transposase — DSQLRTLERLRAFLGLCCVVAWRLLWITYSAREGGDQPATVAFLDIEWQAAYCALHHGQAPPKETPTLREVTRWVAQLGGFLARKGDGEPGAKTLWRGMNRLHDIVLGALLFAPHLLDVGNV, encoded by the coding sequence GACAGCCAGTTGCGGACGCTGGAGCGGCTGCGGGCCTTCCTGGGCCTGTGCTGTGTGGTGGCCTGGCGGCTGCTGTGGATCACCTACTCGGCCCGCGAAGGCGGCGACCAGCCGGCGACGGTTGCGTTTCTGGACATCGAGTGGCAAGCGGCCTACTGCGCGCTGCACCACGGGCAAGCGCCACCGAAGGAGACGCCGACGCTGCGGGAAGTGACCCGTTGGGTAGCGCAACTGGGTGGCTTTTTGGCTCGCAAGGGCGATGGCGAACCGGGAGCCAAGACGCTCTGGCGCGGGATGAACCGCCTGCACGACATCGTCCTGGGCGCCCTCCTCTTCGCCCCCCATCTCCTAGATGTGGGTAATGTATAG